From the genome of Salvelinus fontinalis isolate EN_2023a unplaced genomic scaffold, ASM2944872v1 scaffold_1593, whole genome shotgun sequence, one region includes:
- the LOC129849635 gene encoding protein arginine N-methyltransferase 8-like — protein MGYCLFYESMLNTVIFARDKWLKPGGLMFPDKAALYVVAIEDRQYKDFKIHWWENVYGFDMTCIRNVAMREPLVDVVDPKQVVTNACLVKGELGL, from the exons ATGGGCTACTGTCTCTTCTACGAGTCTATGCTCAATACGGTCATCTTTGCCAGGGACAAATGGCTA AAGCCTGGAGGGCTGATGTTTCCTGACAAGGCTGCCCTGTATGTGGTGGCCATCGAGGACAGGCAGTACAAGGACTTCAAGATACACT ggTGGGAGAACGTGTATGGTTTTGACATGACCTGCATCCGTAACGTGGCCATGAGAGAGCCCCTGGTGGACGTGGTGGACCCCAAACAGGTGGTGACCAACGCCTGCCTAGtcaag ggggagttgggattgTAA